From the Platichthys flesus chromosome 6, fPlaFle2.1, whole genome shotgun sequence genome, one window contains:
- the ano10b gene encoding anoctamin-10 produces MSKAGGDEGQGAGGRGSEKARQPEDQTPGGKVPGKPGAATNGPGWTKVGCPCCVSERVEPLVLVKLGEKVRPETKRWLIRLIGTSQKDGGAGLLAHPGEDAGGDIIVVSAPRCTLLRATEELGLCKAYGTGDMEAFSYNDRHNFKDSDNMEVFLTLAERQYIVKYELDGLRAQKDLRVPGLSDSCMLQNRNNIWQKLESAGVIIDTFPLHNPEQLKDLSKAWYAGNQLGQPLDSVNSYFGSSVAFYFSFLDFYTWSLLPPAILGLTLMYFSGEVQKEMVDSDSGSQVTDEGEDSASGHMIQAVFSMLWSTVFMELWKRRSSSLSYRWGTLQLAERFAEPRPGFHGDLGVNPVTGRVEPLFPDWQRDLRIALVSLPVVGLFLGLVVLGMLCFYWAEAQVQQLNRDWDSMLSLMLLYVPSVLHILYTNMLGTAYKKAAQNLTEYENHREESSFEKHLTSKVLVFTFFNYFAVLFHIAFFKQDVPLLRKRLASLLIVTQILNQVTEVVVPFLVDRFISAPHRAENEDDSQEDKFRKQSTLPVFPGLFAEYIELLVQFGYLSLFSCVYPLTAVLLLINNLTEIRSDAYKICKLFRKPFSPPVACMGVWQVAFEVLSFVSVVSNCWLLLLSPRLQQLLQEGGLSTTNILMLAVLVEHLLILVKLIMSVLIPDEPDWIRRKREHIEFTSMEALKQQKLQSDE; encoded by the exons ATGAGCAAGGCAGGAGGTGATGAAGGTCAAGGAGCTGGTGGCCGCGGCAGTGAAAAGGCCCGGCAGCCGGAGGACCAGACTCCCGGGGGAAAGGTCCCGGGCAAACCGGGCGCCGCCACCAACGGACCGGGCTGGACCAAGGTCGGCTGCCCCTGCTGCGTGTCGGAGCGGGTGGAGCCGCTGGTGCTGGTGAAGCTCGGGGAGAAGGTTCGGCCGGAGACGAAGAGGTGGCTCATCCGACTGATCGGAACTTCTCAGAAAGATGGAG gcGCTGGGTTACTGGCCCACCCGGGGGAGGACGCCGGCGGTGACATCATCGTGGTCTCCGCCCCTCGCTGCACGCTGCTGCGAGCCACCGAGGAGCTGGGTCTGTGTAAAGCTTACGGCACCGGGGACATGGAGGCCTTCTCCTACAACGACAGACACAACTTCAAGGACTCAG acaaCATGGAGGTGTTCCTGACGCTGGCGGAGCGACAGTACATCGTGAAGTACGAGCTGGACGGTCTGCGAGCGCAGAAAGACCTGAGGGTCCCGGGTCTGTCGGACTCCTGCATGCTGCAGAACAGGAACAACATCT GGCAGAAGCTTGAGTCGGCCGGTGTGATCATAGACACGTTTCCCCTTCACAACCCGGAGCAGCTGAAGGATCTCAGCAAAGCCTGGTACGCTGGCAATCAGCTGGGTCAGCCTTTGG ATTCGGTGAACTCGTACTTCGGAAGCTCCGTGGCGTTCTACTTCAGCTTCCTGGATTTCTACACCTGGTCTCTGCTCCCACCAGCGATCCTGGGCCTGACCCTCATGTACTTCTCAG GTGAGGTTCAGAAGGAGATGGTGGACTCGGACTCGGGGTCACAGGTCACGGACGAAGGCGAAGACTCGGCCAGCGGTCACATGATCCAGGCGGTCTTCAGCATGCTCTGGTCCACGGTTTTCATGGAGCTGTGGAAACGCAGGAGCTCCTCGCTCTCGTACCGCTGGGGGACGCTGCAACTCGCCGAGCGCTTCGCCGAGCCCCGGCCCGGCTTCCACGGTGACCTCGGGGTCAACCCGGTGACCGGGCGCGTGGAGCCGCTCTTCCCCGACTGGCAGAGAGACCTGCGCATTGCACTGGTGTCACTCCCAGTGGTCGGGCTGTTTCTGG ggctGGTGGTTCTGGGGATGCTCTGTTTCTACTGGGCAGAAGCTCAGGTGCAGCAGCTGAACAGAGACTGGGACTCCATGCTGTCCCTAATGTTGCTCTACGTGCCCTCGGTGCTTCACATCCTCTACACCAACATGCTGGGGACTGCTTACAAGAAGGCAGCACAGAACCTGACTGAATATg agaaccacagagaggaGTCGTCCTTCGAGAAGCATCTGACGTCCAAAGTGTTGGTG TTCACCTTCTTCAACTACTTCGCCGTGCTCTTCCACATCGCCTTCTTCAAGCAGGATGTGCCTTTGCTTCGGAAG CGTCTGGCGTCTCTGCTGATCGTGACCCAGATCCTCAACCAGGTGACCGAGGTGGTGGTACCCTTCCTGGTGGACCGCTTCATCAGCGCCCCCCACAGGGCGGAGAACGAAGACGACTCTCAGGAGGACAAATTCAGGAAACAAAGCACCCTTCCtgttttccct ggcCTGTTTGCCGAGTACATCGAGCTCCTGGTGCAGTTCGGGTACCTGAGCCTCTTCTCCTGCGTCTACCCTCTGACCGCcgtgctgctgctcatcaacaACCTGACGGAGATCCGATCCGACGCCTACAAGATCTGCAAGCTCTTCCGAAAGCCCTTCTCCCCCCCTGTGGCGTGCATGGGCGTGTGGCAG gtcgcCTTCGAGGTCCTGAGCTTCGTCTCCGTCGTGTCCAactgctggctgctgctgctgtccccacggctccagcagctgctaCAGGAGGGGGGGCTGAGCACCACCAACATCCTGATGTTGGCTGTTCTGGTCGAG caTTTGCTGATCCTGGTGAAGCTCATCATGTCGGTTCTGATCCCAGATGAGCCGGACTGGATCCGAAGGAAGAGGGAGCACATCGAGTTCACGTCCATGGAGGCTCTGAAGCAGCAG AAGCTGCAGTCTGACGAGTGA
- the snrkb gene encoding SNF related kinase b, which translates to MDSSEGGTPGQDGHLDLRSSPGRSDLSGLYHLGRTLGRGHFAVVKLARHFNTGQLVAVKMIDKTKLDVMASSHLLQEVRCMRLVQHPNVVRLYEVIDTPTTLYLIMELAEGGDLYDYILRHEAGVAEGTAKRHFAQIVRAVAYCHQLHVVHRDLKPENVVFFPQQGAVKLTDFGFSNLFQPGTMLATSCGSLAYSAPEILLGEEYDAPAVDIWSLGVILYMLVCGVPPFQETNDSETLVMILDCRYSIPERVSGDCRDLISRMLQKDPCGRASLEEIQAHDWLRGLENALLSPEAPPHWLSGALSLSSPRSGVPECGDLLAARPPPQPAFPGPWQPSLTLTLRPPPPEEPPVPKNLPALQQICEEEEEEEEEEEEEEEEEEGERLPSLLVADPETEAGQMLEDHVMGEEESGSSAETIEEEEEEEADVKMEIEIRDSGCVISDQPVSHGDKSVGETPEVPSWSLPGLVPCCQGQPDSTAEEEEEEEEVEEEEAEPNNNTNKPPPSIPASSASLDCKEAAREGEDKTEDGARDDLMTDRSQPHNALGEAAPRVEQGKRHSLKLRERLFQFPLCEKALALNMPAHNKPKILPLAQYNCCHVL; encoded by the exons ATGGACTCGTCCGAGGGGGGGACCCCGGGGCAGGACGGACACCTCGACCTCAGGAGCAGCCCCGGTCGCTCCGACCTCAGCGGACTGTACCACCTGGGTCGGACGCTGGGCAGAGGCCACTTTGCGGTGGTCAAACTGGCTCGTCACTTCAACACTGGCCAACTGGTGGCCGTCAAGATGATCGACAAGACCAAACTCGACGTTATGGCGTCAAGCCACCTCTTACAGGAAGTGAG gtGCATGAGGCTGGTGCAGCATCCCAACGTGGTTCGACTCTACGAGGTCATCGACACGCCCACCACCCTGTACCTGATCATGGAGCTGGCTGAGGGCGGCGACCTCTACGACTACATCCTCCGCCACGAGGCCGGCGTGGCCGAGGGCACGGCCAAGCGCCACTTCGCCCAGATAGTGCGCGCTGTGGCGTACTGCCACCAGCTGCACGTGGTGCACCGGGACCTGAAGCCCGAGAACGTGGTGTTCTTTCCGCAGCAGGGCGCCGTGAAGCTGACGGACTTTGGATTCAGCAACTTGTTCCAACCGGGGACGATGCTGGCGACGAGCTGCGGGTCGCTGGCGTACTCGGCTCCGGAGATCCTGCTGGGGGAAGAGTACGATGCTCCGGCTGTAG atATCTGGTCTCTGGGGGTGATCCTGTACATGCTGGTGTGTGGAGTTCCTCCCTTTCAGGAAACCAACGACAGCGAGACTCTGGTCATGATCCTGGACTGTCGCTACTCCATCCCCGAGCGAGTGTCAGGCGACTGCAGAGA CCTGATCTCCAGGATGCTGCAGAAGGATCCGTGTGGTCGAGCCTCGCTTGAGGAGATCCAGGCCCACGATTGGCTGCGGGGTCTGGAGAACGCGCTGCTCAGCCCCGAGGCCCCGCCCCACTGGCTCTCGGGGGCCCTGTCCCTCAGCTCCCCCCGCTCAGGAGTCCCCGAGTGCGGGGACCTGCTGGCTGCGAGGCCCCCACCTCAGCCGGCTTTCCCCGGGCCCTGGCAGCCGagcctcaccctcaccctccgTCCACCTCCCCCCGAGGAGCCTCCGGTTCCCAAGAACCTGCCTGCACTGCAGCAGatctgtgaggaagaggaggaggaagaggaggaggaagaggaggaggaagaggaggaagaaggagaacgTTTGCCGTCTCTGTTAGTGGCCGACCCAGAGACAGAAGCTGGGCAGATGCTTGAAGATCACGTCATGGGAGAGGAAGAGTCAGGAAGCTCAGCGGAGAcaatagaggaggaagaggaggaggaagcagacgtGAAGATGGAAATAGAGATTAGAGACAGTGGCTGTGTGATTTCAGACCAACCCGTGAGTCACGGAGACAAGTCGGTCGGTGAAACTCCTGAAGTCCCATCATGGTCCCTGCCGGGGTTGGTCCCGTGTTGTCAGGGGCAACCAGACtccactgcagaggaggaggaggaggaggaggaggtggaggaggaggaggcggagcctaacaacaacaccaacaaaccgcctccctccatccctgcgTCCTCCGCCAGCCTCGACTGCAAAGAggcagcgagagagggagaggacaaaACCGAGGACGGGGCTCGAGACGACCTGATGACGGACAGATCGCAGCCCCACAATGCACTGGGGGAGGCGGCGCCGCGGGTGGAGCAGGGGAAGCGACACAGCCTGAAGCTGCGTGAGCGACTCTTCCAGTTCCCTCTGTGTGAGAAGGCTCTGGCCCTCAACATGCCGGCACACAACAAGCCCAAGATCCTGCCGCTGGCTCAGTACAACTGCTGCCACGTGCTGTGA